Part of the Crossiella cryophila genome, AGGGCGGAACATCACCTCGAAATGCGCCCGGTGCCCGACCGCGAAGCGCACATAGGCCACGCCCACCTCGGCGAAGCTGCCGGTCCGCTCGGCCACCTCGGCCAGGGTGTCGGCGAGCAGCTCGAACCCCTCGGCGGCCAGCGCGGTGAACACCCCCGCCTTGTCCCCGAAGTGGTGCACCGGCGCGGCGTGCGAGACCCCGGCCCGGCGGGCCAGTTCACGCAGGCTGAACCCGGCCGGGCCCTGCTCGGTGATCGCGGTGACCGCCGCGGCCAGCAGCGCCCGCCGCAGATCGCCGTGGTGGTAGGAGCCCCTGGTCGCCATGTGACCACCCTAACCCGAATCTAGCCGTTGACAAGATAGCTGCTCGCAGCGCATCTTGTCACCGACAAGTTCGAGGTTCTGGGGAAGGTGTCGAGATGGCTCCGTTGGTTGTGCTGATCGTGGTCACGCTGGTGTTGTGGCTGGCCGGACGCCTGGGTGTGCGCTGGCTGCGGCCGTGGACGGCGCCGTTGCGCGGTGGGCTGGCGGCGATGTTCACCGTGACTGGCCTCGCGCACTTCATCGGCCTGCGGGCCGAGCTGATCGCGATGGTCCCGCCAGCGCTGCCCGCGCCCGGACTGCTGGTCACGGTCACCGGTGTGCTGGAACTCGTCGGTGCCGCGGCCCTGCTGTGGACGCCGACCGCGCGCTGGGCCGCCGGTGCGCTGAGCCTGCTGCTGGTGCTGATGTTCCCGGCCAACGTCTACGCCGCGCTCAACGGCCTGTCCCCAGGGGTGATCGACCAGGTCTGGCCGCGCACCGCGCTGCAGATCCTCTTCCTGGCTGCCACCATCGCGGTGTTCCGCGGCCCGCGCTGTCGGGGCGTCGTGCTGTACTCCCGTGTCAGCGAAGGAGGATCACCGTGAAGTGGACCCTGGAAGTCATCGTCGTCCCGGTCACCGACCTGGCCCGCGCCCGCGAGTTCTACGCGGAGAAGCTGGGCTTCGCCGTCGACCACGACACCAGGATCAGCGAGGACGTGCACATCGTCCAGCTCACCCCGCCCGGCTCCGGCTGTTCGATCGTGATCAGCAAGGGCATGTCCCAGATGGCGCCCGGCTCGCTCAAGGGCGTGCAGCTCGTGGTCGGCGACCTGCGGGCCGCGCACGCCCAGCTCATCGAACGCGGGGTGCCGGTCTCCGAGGTGCAGGTGGCCGGGGCCGAGGGCTTCCGGCAGGCCACCGCCGAGGACGACCTCAACAACCAGGGCTTCGTCTTCTTCGACGATCCGGACGGCAACAGCTGGGCGGTGCAGCAGATCACCAGCCGGGGCCTGGACTGATGACCGAGCTGACCGCCGCCGCGTTCACCGCCCGGCTCACCGCGCTGGCCGACCCGGTGGAGCGGGAGAAGATGCAGCGCTACTTCAAGACCGGGTTCGGCGAGTACGGCGAGGGCGATGTGTTCCTCGGGGTGCGGATGGGCGCGTTGTTCGAGCTGGCCAAGGAATTCCTCGAACTGCCCGTCGCCGAACTGGAACTGCTGCTGGACAGTCCGCTGCACGAGATCCGGGCCGGTGCACTGTCCATCATGGACAAACACGCCCGCCGCAAACGCACCCCCGGCGAACGCCGGAAAGAACTCTACGAGCTGTACCTGCGCCGCCTGGACCGGATCAACAACTGGGACCTGGTCGACCTGGCCGCCCCGCACGTGGTCGGCGGCTACCTCTACCCCCGCGACCGCGCCCCGCTGTACCGGCTGGCCCGCTCCACCAACCTGTGGGCCCGGCGCACCTCGATCTACGCCACCGCCTACTTCCTGCGCAAGGGCGAGGTGGAGGACACCCTGGCCATCGCGGAGATCCTGTTGGGCGACAAGGAGGATCTCATCCACAAGGCGGTCGGCGGCTGGCTGCGCGAGGTCGGCAACCGGGCCCCCGAGCGGCACCGCGAGTTCCTCGACGAGCACACGCCCGCCATGGCCAGGGTGACCCTGCGCTACGCCATCGAACGCCTGCCCGAGGAGCGCCGCCGCCACTACCGGAAACTCAAGGCCGCTACAGAGTGAACGTGCCCAGGTGCCCGTCCGGTTCGAGCACGGTGCTGCGTGGGCTGATCCGGGCCACCACCGCCCGGAAGTCCCGCAGCAGCTGCGGATCGATGCCCGGGGTGCCCAGTGGGGTGTCCATCCGGTCGTGGTGGCTGGGCACCACGAACCGGGGTCGGCCGAGGGTGACGAGCGCTCGCTCCACGAACTGGTAGGTGGTGCCGCCGGTCAGGCTCAGCACCGCGACATCGGGGTGCTGCCCGGCGAGTTCGTTCTCGATGAACGCCGCGGTGCCGATGAACACCGCCGACAACCGGTCCCCGACGTCCAGGCGGTAGGCCAGGGTCCCACCCTCGACCAGTTCGCCGATGGTGGTCGGCGCCGGTGGGGGAGTGCGGTGGGTGCCGGGCGCGAAGTACTGGTAGGTCGCGCCGGTGCCGTGCAGGCTGCGGAACCCGCGCACGGTGAAACCCTTGAAGTCCAGGTACTCCCCACCCCGGACGTCGATCATCCGCCCCGGATCCACGCCCAGCGCGGTGAGCAGGCAGCGGTGGGTCTCGGTGCCGGTGACCCGGGGCGTGTTCTTGTCCTTGCGGTGCAAGGCTTTCATCAGGTGCGGCACATCGGCCATATGGTCCCAGTGCCCGTGCGTGAGCAGGATCAGCTCCACCGGTGCCGGATCGTCGATCACCGGGGCGAGCTGCTGGAGGTTGGTGGTCAGCGGGGCCGACGGGTCCAGCGCGCCCGCCGCGGTGGTGTAGCGGAACCGGCTGAGGTACGGGTCGATCAGCACCCGCCGCCCGTCGAAACTCAGCTCCCAGCCCGCCACGCCCAGCCACCGGAACCGGACCCCGGCGCTGCTCCGGCGCGGCCACCCGGCCTCGGCCGGGGCCGCCTGGGCCGCCGCACCGAGACCGGTGGCGGCCAGGGTCGCGCCCGCGGTGCCCGCGAGCAGGCCACGCAACAGGTTCCGGCGGCCCGGGTCCGGTGTCCCGGCGCACTCGTCGCACATCGAAGATCCCCTCTCGTCCTCGGCTCGAACGGCGCGAGTCGATCAGAGCCCCGGCCTGCGTGTCCAACATCGATATCGGCACCGCTGCGATACCTGATCCGATATCATCGCTGCTCGTGGACCTGGTCCGGCATCTCCGCTACTTCCTCGCGGTCGCCGAGGAACTGCATTTCGGCCGGGCCGCGCACCGCCTCGGCATGGCCCAGCCCCCGCTGTCCCAGCGCATCCAGCGCCTGGAACGCGAACTGGGCGTGCGGCTGTTCGACCGGTCCGCGCGTGCCGTCGCGCTCACCGACGGCGGCCGGTTGCTGCTCACCGAGGCCCGCGACCTGGTCGAGCGGGCCGAACGACTGCGGGCGCTGGCCGGGCAGGTCGCGCGCGGCGAGGTCGGCACGCTGCGGGCCGGGATCCTGCCGGACCTCGGCGGCGGCGCGATCGGCGCCCTGGTGCGCGCGTTCGGGCGGCGATGCGCCGGGGTGGACCTGGAACTGCACGAGATCACCACCGCCGAACAGCAACGCGGACTGGCCGAACGCCGCCTCGACGTCGGCATCCTGCGCCACCCCTTCGATGTCCACAGTGGACTGTCCATGGGCGCGGTGCTGGTGCGGGAGCTGGCAGTGGTGCTGCCGGTGGGGCACCGGCTGGCCGAGCGGGCCGAGATCGGACTGGCCGAACTGAGCGGGGGACTGGTGCTGTTCCCCCGCGAGGACGCGCCCGCCTGGTACGACGAGCTGCTCACCGGCTGCGCCCGGCACGGCTTCACCCCCACCGAGATCCACCAGGCAGGCAACCCGGACTTCGCCGCCGGTCTGGTGCTGGCCGGGCACGCGGTCGCCCTGGCCGACGGTGCACTGGCCACCCGGCACCCCGGCCTGCTGGCCCGGCCGGTGCGCGGCGCACCACTGCGCCAGCGCACCTCCCCGGTCTGGCCAGCCGACCGGCGTACCGCGGCCACCGACGCCTTCGCCGCCGCGGTCGCCGAGGTGCTCGGCGCGGCCGGCCTGCCTCAGGCCACCAGCCCGGCGGGCAGCGCCCTGCATCCACGACCGGTTTCGGAGTTCTGGGTATGAGCGGCATTCGCGGCCGGATCGAGGCCGCCTTCACCCAGGCCGGGGTCACCGGCCACCTGCACGCCGCCGACCTCGACGGTCCAGGCCAGCTCGCCGTGCGGGCCGACGCCCCGGTCTGCCTGGCCAGCGTGTTCAAGGTGCCGCTGCTGGTGGCCTGGCACCGCGCCGAGCCGGACCCCACCGAGCAGATCACCCTGCACCCGGAGCAGCGCACCGGCGGCGCCACCGGGATCGGCGCCATGCACGACCCGATCACGCTGTCCCTGCGCGACCTGGCCTACCTGGCCATCGCGGTCAGCGACAACGCCGCCGCGGACGCCCTGCTCGACCGGATCGGCCTGCCCGCGCTCA contains:
- a CDS encoding VOC family protein; amino-acid sequence: MKWTLEVIVVPVTDLARAREFYAEKLGFAVDHDTRISEDVHIVQLTPPGSGCSIVISKGMSQMAPGSLKGVQLVVGDLRAAHAQLIERGVPVSEVQVAGAEGFRQATAEDDLNNQGFVFFDDPDGNSWAVQQITSRGLD
- a CDS encoding DoxX family protein; the encoded protein is MAPLVVLIVVTLVLWLAGRLGVRWLRPWTAPLRGGLAAMFTVTGLAHFIGLRAELIAMVPPALPAPGLLVTVTGVLELVGAAALLWTPTARWAAGALSLLLVLMFPANVYAALNGLSPGVIDQVWPRTALQILFLAATIAVFRGPRCRGVVLYSRVSEGGSP
- a CDS encoding LysR substrate-binding domain-containing protein, which encodes MDLVRHLRYFLAVAEELHFGRAAHRLGMAQPPLSQRIQRLERELGVRLFDRSARAVALTDGGRLLLTEARDLVERAERLRALAGQVARGEVGTLRAGILPDLGGGAIGALVRAFGRRCAGVDLELHEITTAEQQRGLAERRLDVGILRHPFDVHSGLSMGAVLVRELAVVLPVGHRLAERAEIGLAELSGGLVLFPREDAPAWYDELLTGCARHGFTPTEIHQAGNPDFAAGLVLAGHAVALADGALATRHPGLLARPVRGAPLRQRTSPVWPADRRTAATDAFAAAVAEVLGAAGLPQATSPAGSALHPRPVSEFWV
- a CDS encoding TetR/AcrR family transcriptional regulator, encoding MATRGSYHHGDLRRALLAAAVTAITEQGPAGFSLRELARRAGVSHAAPVHHFGDKAGVFTALAAEGFELLADTLAEVAERTGSFAEVGVAYVRFAVGHRAHFEVMFRPELYRADDPAVRAARERANAPLSRGVASVRRAGPELGEIAAWSLVHGFATLWLTGALPPEVGTDPEAAARVITAILVSGL
- a CDS encoding MBL fold metallo-hydrolase, with the translated sequence MCDECAGTPDPGRRNLLRGLLAGTAGATLAATGLGAAAQAAPAEAGWPRRSSAGVRFRWLGVAGWELSFDGRRVLIDPYLSRFRYTTAAGALDPSAPLTTNLQQLAPVIDDPAPVELILLTHGHWDHMADVPHLMKALHRKDKNTPRVTGTETHRCLLTALGVDPGRMIDVRGGEYLDFKGFTVRGFRSLHGTGATYQYFAPGTHRTPPPAPTTIGELVEGGTLAYRLDVGDRLSAVFIGTAAFIENELAGQHPDVAVLSLTGGTTYQFVERALVTLGRPRFVVPSHHDRMDTPLGTPGIDPQLLRDFRAVVARISPRSTVLEPDGHLGTFTL
- a CDS encoding DNA alkylation repair protein, which produces MTELTAAAFTARLTALADPVEREKMQRYFKTGFGEYGEGDVFLGVRMGALFELAKEFLELPVAELELLLDSPLHEIRAGALSIMDKHARRKRTPGERRKELYELYLRRLDRINNWDLVDLAAPHVVGGYLYPRDRAPLYRLARSTNLWARRTSIYATAYFLRKGEVEDTLAIAEILLGDKEDLIHKAVGGWLREVGNRAPERHREFLDEHTPAMARVTLRYAIERLPEERRRHYRKLKAATE